AGCCGATGGATCGCGGCGTTGAATCCGGTCGGATGAATCATCAACGGGACCGTGAAATAGACGAACTTTACCCTCGGATATTGCGCCTGCAGCTCCGCGATCGTCTCCTTATAGCTCTTGAACACCTCCTGGATATCGGTCCGGCTCCGGATGTCCCAGAAGCAAAACTTAAGAAACGCAACGTCGACCTTGTCGCCCAACCCATTCTGGAGGCGGTCGCGAAACGCCTTCGTCTTGGTCAGAGGGTATTCGTTTTTCCCGATCTCCTCGTGCGCAAAAACGGGCTCGTCGAAGGACGGAAGCGCACCGATCTTCACGATGTTCAGCTTGATATCGTTGTTCGACTTCATAATTTGAGCGATGCCGTCCATGATGTTGTTTCCGACGGATTGATGCCCGAAATAGATTTTCATTCGGGAAAGTTTTTGCCAGTCCGACAAGGGCACGTCGCTTATGGACGAAAGATGAACGGTCTCGCTTTTCACGGTTTCCTCTCCGCAACCCGTCGCGGCCATGAATACGGCCATCGTGTAAAATGCCAGGGGCCTGATTACGGCCCTTAAAAAAGAACCCTTTTTGTCATTCGCGCGCGTCATGATCTCACCTCTCCGACCTTTTCTTTCCGATCCCATGGCTGTTGATACAATTTCAAATACGATTGGGCCATTCTCAAACGGCTGAAACGAGCGGAAACTTTCTTGGAGGCGTTCTCTCCGATTCTCATCCTTAGGTTTTTATCCCGCAACAGCCCAAGACAGCCGTCAGAAAATTTCTTCGGGTCTCGCCCATCGATCAGAAACCCGTCCTCTCCATCCGAGACGATCTCCGGAATCCCGCCGACTTTCGGCGCGACGACCGGCCGACCGCAGGCCATCGCCTCCAGGATACTGAGCGGAATACCTTCATGGAGAGAGGTATTCAGGTAAAGGTCAAGAGATTGATAATAGGAGAACGGATCCGGCCGAGGGGATAAAAATTCCACGTCATCTTCCATTTTTAATTCCTTCGTTTTCCGGATCAATGCCTCCTTGAGGGGACCGTCGCCCAGAATACCGAAACGAACCTTATCGGTCTGCCTCCGCATTTCGGCCGCGACTTCCAGGAACAGACCGTAATCTTTCACGGGCACCATGCGGCCGACCGTCCCGATTTGAAATATCGCATCCCTTGAATCCCGGCCGGAGAACTCCCCCGGCGGAATGGGAATGCCGTTATAGATGACATCGATCTTCTCAGGTCTGAAACCGTATTTTTGAACCAGAACCTGCTTCATATTTTGAGAAACGGCGACCACGCGCGTGAAGAAATGTTTCAGAAGGAAATAATCCAATTTCGTTTTCAGCCCGATTCGCTCGTCTCCATTCTCTACATCAAGCGGCGGCTCGGAAAGACCGTGAAGCGTCGCCGCCAAACACCCGGCTCCGGTCGATTTCGCCAGAAAAAACGCAAGCAAATTTTCCTTGTACCGGTGGGAATGGATGACCCGGATCCTTTGCCCCTTCAAGGCTCGATACGCTTTCAATAGTATCACGGCAAACGAATGGTCGGCCTCCGAAATCACATGGGTTTCGATACCGGAGTCTCGAAGCTTCCGGGACAAAATCCCTTCGTTGAGTGAGAGCGCCAGGATTTTCAGGTGAGGCTCTTTTCTGAGTTCATCCAATAAATGGAAAACCATCACCTCCGCCCCGGCCCAGAGGTCGCCGGAAAAAATATGGAGGACGGTCATCGTCTCGCGGGCAGAGGATATTTTCCTTTCCACGGCCGGTCGATTCACGGATTCGGTCCCTTCGCTATTTTCGCCAAAGCCATTCGAAACCTCCGAATCGATCTTCAAGGAGCTCCCCACCGGCATCCCGGCATTTCGCATGAAATCCCTCAACGGCTTAAAAACGGTTCATGCCGGACAGATGCCATGAAAACAGCGGATCGGTCGAGCCGATGTCCTGATGGACCCCGATCCTCTTTAATCCGAAGCGATCGGCGGGAGACTCGGATTCAAAGCCGAATTGCGTCGTAACGGCGGCCCGGTAACCGGCCTCTCTGACGAGCTCCGCGACGGCGGGATCAAAATTTCCGTTGGGGTAGCAGAACACCGGGACGGTTTTGATTTTTTTCCCCCGCAGAGTATCGAACGACGTTTTCAATTCGTTTCGCACCTCTTCGCGGGAAAGTTTTGTCAGGATCTTGTGCGTGGCCGAGTGGGAGCCGAAGGAAATCCCGGATGCCGACATCTCTTCGACCTCTTTCCAGTTCACGACCGACCGTTCCGGAGGAAACGCGATCCCCGATCCCCGGCCGATCTCCCCGATTATTTTTTCGACTTCCCCTTCCGGCAGCCCTTTGCAGATCTCGATGATGGAATCGATCCCTTCGCCGCCGTTCCCGTCCGCCGCCGGCCGGGGCCATCGGCCCCATAAAGCGGTCAGGCGTTCCTTTTGCCCCGATTTGATGTACCGGTCCAGCAGAAATACCAGCTTTTCCGGCCAAAACCATTCCCGTGTCCCGATGAAGCTTGTCGGAAGGAAAACGGTCGCCGGGATTTCATACTTCCTTAAAACGGGATAGGCGTGGAGGTAATTATCCAGCCAGCCGTCGTCCAAGGTAACGACACAATAGCGCTGCCGTCCGTCCCAGCCCCCCCGGTCCCAGAGCCCAAGAAGCTCGTCAAACGATAATATCCGGAAATACTCTCTCAAAAATCGCATCTGCCGTTCAAACGCATCGTCACGGACGTACATTCCCGGCTGCACGAATTGCTCCTTCAATTCTTTCTCGGACAAGACCCGGTGATAGGCCAGAATCAAAACCTTGCCCTCCAGGCGGGACGATAAGCGTCGGGTCAGGTAATATCCCCGCGCGAGGGCCTCCCGGATTTTTGACTTTACGGTCATCGCTTGGACGGCTCCCAGGCCATGAAGCGCTCACCCCGCATATACCGGTACCAGGCCTTCAGGATGGAAAGATTGACCAGGACCAGGAAGGAGGGGATTTTCAAATAATATTTTTTGGAGGAAAGCCCGGCGGCCATTCCCCCGAAGGCCACGGCATAAAAAGCGACCTGAAGCCAAAGGGCGTAAAAATAAAAGGCCGAGCGTGAAACCAGCAGACCGTTACTGATGAAGCCCAGGATCATGGCAAACGGAACAAGCCACCGGCAGAGCTTGTGGCTGAACAACTGCCACGAAAACAGGCCGTAGCGGAACGGGTTCAGCAGAAAAAGACTCTTCATAAAGACGGAGATCCCCCGCACAACCGTCCGGACTTTTCGTTCGAATTCCTTCCCTTCGTCCGCGAGATTTTTATAGTAGCCCACGCTCTCGGGATCCGCGACGCCCCTCAGCCCCATCCGGATCGAATTCAAGAGGGTGTTGAAATCGCTTTGAAGGTCGACGGCCCAATCCCGGCAAACCGCGCTCCGCGCGGCGAAGAAAGACCCGCTCAGGCCGACCACCGAATTGATCCGCGATTCGAGACGGCGCAGGAGCATCTCATACTTTACGTACGCCCCTTCCCCGGTGAGTTTCCCGTCCGGGTCGATGAAGCGATCGACGCTGCTGACGCATCCGACCTCCGCATCGCTGAAATTCCGGACGATGGCCGCGACGCCGTTCGGGTCCAGGATGGTGGCGACATCCGAAAAAATAAGAATTTCTCCGGAGGCCTTTTCCACCGCGTAGCGCTGGGCGTTCTCCTTCCCTCTGCGTTCCGGGGCCCGGACCAATTGCACCCCTTTCGGCCGGTACGATAAAACAATCCCGTCGGTTTTGTCGGACGAGCAATCGGAGGCCACGAGGATTTCCATCCTCTCCTTGGGATAGACCTGATTCAAGGTATTGATGAGCTTGTCCTCGATTCGTTTCTCCTCGTTGTAGGCCGCGATGATGAAGGAGACCTTCGGCGCGAACGATCCTTTCTGAACAGGGCGGTTCCTGAAAAAAGAGAACGCCGCCAGCAGCAAGGGGTAGCCCGCATAGGCATAGAAAACAAACGCCGCCGACAGCCAGAATATCGCTTCGATCATGACGGCACCGCGTTCACCGCTTCCGACAACCCGATCGATTCGATCCGGGCCTCCCTCGCAAACGCCAGGAATTTTTTCAAACGCGCGGCGAAGTCGCGCCGATCGGCCTCGGTCTTCACAAACGGCGACAGCCCGGGGCGAAGCGTCGGGGAATGGAAATAGAGATTGATCAGCGGAAACCGCTTCAGGAGCAGGCGCTTCGTCAGGGCGATCATTTCCCGGGCGCTGGACAGCTCCGGCGTGAGCGCAACCCGGTTCAGGAGACCCAGCCGGTCCAGAACGCCGGCCAGCCGGAGCCGGTTGAACGGCCGTTTTGTCAGAAAATTGAAGACGGCGTTCGAACGCCTGAAATCGCTCTGCACGAATCCCACCGTCGCGGGGACTTCCAGCATCCCGCCGCCCGGATGGGACGCAAGAACGTCCTTCGAGGCCGAAAAATAATAGGCGTCCGGAAAAACCCCGGAATAATCCGGACCATGATAGGCCGTCCAGTCGGTCAACGCAAGGACCGAGCTGTCCACCCGGTATCCCAGCTTCTCAAGCGCCGTCGCCGTCGCCCCGTTATAGCCCCAGCGGCCCGCCCGGAAGGAGGACGGGACGACGCCGAAGTTTTTGGCGATGGTCTCGTGCAAGGATCGGATTTTGCGGAACTGCAGCTCCCCCGCCAGATTGCACAGCATGCTGTTCTTCTCGCCGGCTTCCTCTTCGAACGGCGGCGTATTCCAGGGGTGACAATGCGATCCGATCTCGCAGCGCCCGGCGTCCAGGATCCTTCTCAAGATCGGGACCGCCTTCCCGCTCGCCGCGACGGGATAGGAAACGAGATAGGTCGGCCGGACCTGAAAGTCGTCGAAGATTTCCTGCAGCGCGGGGATCGCTTCGATATTTTGTACCGTGCAGCCCCTCGGGCTGTAATCGCCCCAGTTATCCTCTTCGGTGTCGACTGTAACGATCATCTTCATCCCGTGACAGGCTCCAACTCTAAACCGCCGACCGGCCGGCCGCCGCGCGCAGCTCGCCGCTTGAGGGGGCCCCGTCGGAATGCATTTCCTCAAAAAACTCCCGGATGTTCTCGCGATCCCGGCGAGAAACCAGCGGATGGGTCGGAACGGTCAGAAGCCGGTCCGCCAGTTCCCCCGCCATCGGGAAGGACCGGCCCTCAAAACGGCCCTTCAGCTCGTCCAGTTCATCGATGGCTTTCGGGTACATCGGGCTCAGTCCCAAACCCCGGCTTCGAGAAAGCGCCAGCCAACGGTCCCGGACGCTCCGGCTTTCACAGAGAACCGGCAGGCGCAGGTAAGCGACGCCGTCCTCCCGCCGGGGCTTGACCGCAAGATGCGAGTTCATCCAGGCCGCGGTCTCGCTTCGAATCCGGTTGGATTGTTCCAGGCGCCGCGGCCAGCGTCGCAACAGAGCCGCCTTCAGTCCGGACAACTTTCGGATCGGAAAATCCCTATAGAAAAAGGTCTCGCCCAATTTGAGAAACGGCAGACCGGCCGGAAACCAGTAAAGGGCCGGATGAATAAAGAGGGTCATCATCTTGAGTTGAAACAACGTTCCCAAGGCCTCGCCGATCCCGGGCGCTCGAAGCTTCGCATAGTGGCGGTCAATCGCATCGGCGATCCGGTCCGAATTCGTCACGATGATCCCGCCCGATCCGCTGGTAAGGTTTTTCCCGCGGCCCAGGCTGAAGAACCCCGCGTCCCCGATCGTGCCGAGCTTTCGGCCGCGGCTTGTTCCGCCCATCGCCTGGGCCGCGTCCTCGACGACGTAAGCCCCGCTCGGCCGGCAGAGGTCTTTCACACGGTCCACGTCGGCCGGGATGCCGAAGAGATGACACGGAACGACGCAAAGGGTGTCGTCGGTCACGGCCCGCTTCAAACCTTCCGCGTCAAAATCAAACCTCTCGCGGTCGATATCGCAGAGCGACGGTTTGAGGCCGGCCCTCAAAACCGAGGACGGCACGGAGTAGCAGGTGTAGGCCGGGATGACGACCTCCCGCTTCGACGACAGGTCCTTCAGCCCCAGAAGAATCAACGCCAGCGCGGCCTTGCCGGAAGAAACGAGGAAAACATGACGGACCCCGAAGTACTCTTTGATTTCGTCTTCGACCCTTCTTATGGACTTCCCGCCCCCGAATATCCCGGCCAGTCCGTACCACAAATCCCGCCACTCGAGCGGGGCCGCGGCCGGCGGAATCGTACGCTTTATTTTCACTTCGGATTCCTCGCTTGGACGATCAATTCTTCCATCAGTCCTTAAGCCCCCCCCGGATTCTGCGCGGCGGACGATCCGGCGCGGCGTCTCTAGAAGTTTCGGATCTGCTCTTCCAACAGGCCGCAGAAGTCGCCGAGCTTCTCGGCGAACAGGACGTGTCGGAAGAGCAGGAACAATCCGAGGAGTTTTACCTTCAGTCCGCCGTCGGCACGATAAGAACCCCACCACAGGATCACCGTCAAGGTCCGGAAACGAAACAGCTCACGCAGGACGACGCCGATCCATCCTCGCCATCCCTTGCGAACAACTTCGAACCTCAGCCTGGAGTCCCCGCCTTCTTCAGCCTGCCACGCGATCTCATCCGATGTGTAGACGCGGAGTTTGGCATTCGGGAAAGCCGCCAACAAACACTCTCTATCGGCTGTCCATCTCCCGATATAGGCTGACGGCAGCGCCATTA
The sequence above is drawn from the Nitrospiria bacterium genome and encodes:
- a CDS encoding SGNH/GDSL hydrolase family protein produces the protein MTRANDKKGSFLRAVIRPLAFYTMAVFMAATGCGEETVKSETVHLSSISDVPLSDWQKLSRMKIYFGHQSVGNNIMDGIAQIMKSNNDIKLNIVKIGALPSFDEPVFAHEEIGKNEYPLTKTKAFRDRLQNGLGDKVDVAFLKFCFWDIRSRTDIQEVFKSYKETIAELQAQYPRVKFVYFTVPLMIHPTGFNAAIHRLLHRPVAWDQDNIKRNELNRMIREEYGGKGPLFDIAALESTLPDGRRAVFSDHGKDYYYLDPEYSNDGGHLNEEGRKRVAEQLLIALARLSETH
- a CDS encoding glycosyltransferase family 4 protein; protein product: MTVLHIFSGDLWAGAEVMVFHLLDELRKEPHLKILALSLNEGILSRKLRDSGIETHVISEADHSFAVILLKAYRALKGQRIRVIHSHRYKENLLAFFLAKSTGAGCLAATLHGLSEPPLDVENGDERIGLKTKLDYFLLKHFFTRVVAVSQNMKQVLVQKYGFRPEKIDVIYNGIPIPPGEFSGRDSRDAIFQIGTVGRMVPVKDYGLFLEVAAEMRRQTDKVRFGILGDGPLKEALIRKTKELKMEDDVEFLSPRPDPFSYYQSLDLYLNTSLHEGIPLSILEAMACGRPVVAPKVGGIPEIVSDGEDGFLIDGRDPKKFSDGCLGLLRDKNLRMRIGENASKKVSARFSRLRMAQSYLKLYQQPWDRKEKVGEVRS
- a CDS encoding polysaccharide deacetylase family protein, whose protein sequence is MTVKSKIREALARGYYLTRRLSSRLEGKVLILAYHRVLSEKELKEQFVQPGMYVRDDAFERQMRFLREYFRILSFDELLGLWDRGGWDGRQRYCVVTLDDGWLDNYLHAYPVLRKYEIPATVFLPTSFIGTREWFWPEKLVFLLDRYIKSGQKERLTALWGRWPRPAADGNGGEGIDSIIEICKGLPEGEVEKIIGEIGRGSGIAFPPERSVVNWKEVEEMSASGISFGSHSATHKILTKLSREEVRNELKTSFDTLRGKKIKTVPVFCYPNGNFDPAVAELVREAGYRAAVTTQFGFESESPADRFGLKRIGVHQDIGSTDPLFSWHLSGMNRF
- a CDS encoding glycosyltransferase family 2 protein, translating into MIEAIFWLSAAFVFYAYAGYPLLLAAFSFFRNRPVQKGSFAPKVSFIIAAYNEEKRIEDKLINTLNQVYPKERMEILVASDCSSDKTDGIVLSYRPKGVQLVRAPERRGKENAQRYAVEKASGEILIFSDVATILDPNGVAAIVRNFSDAEVGCVSSVDRFIDPDGKLTGEGAYVKYEMLLRRLESRINSVVGLSGSFFAARSAVCRDWAVDLQSDFNTLLNSIRMGLRGVADPESVGYYKNLADEGKEFERKVRTVVRGISVFMKSLFLLNPFRYGLFSWQLFSHKLCRWLVPFAMILGFISNGLLVSRSAFYFYALWLQVAFYAVAFGGMAAGLSSKKYYLKIPSFLVLVNLSILKAWYRYMRGERFMAWEPSKR
- a CDS encoding polysaccharide deacetylase family protein, with translation MKMIVTVDTEEDNWGDYSPRGCTVQNIEAIPALQEIFDDFQVRPTYLVSYPVAASGKAVPILRRILDAGRCEIGSHCHPWNTPPFEEEAGEKNSMLCNLAGELQFRKIRSLHETIAKNFGVVPSSFRAGRWGYNGATATALEKLGYRVDSSVLALTDWTAYHGPDYSGVFPDAYYFSASKDVLASHPGGGMLEVPATVGFVQSDFRRSNAVFNFLTKRPFNRLRLAGVLDRLGLLNRVALTPELSSAREMIALTKRLLLKRFPLINLYFHSPTLRPGLSPFVKTEADRRDFAARLKKFLAFAREARIESIGLSEAVNAVPS
- a CDS encoding DegT/DnrJ/EryC1/StrS family aminotransferase, with translation MKIKRTIPPAAAPLEWRDLWYGLAGIFGGGKSIRRVEDEIKEYFGVRHVFLVSSGKAALALILLGLKDLSSKREVVIPAYTCYSVPSSVLRAGLKPSLCDIDRERFDFDAEGLKRAVTDDTLCVVPCHLFGIPADVDRVKDLCRPSGAYVVEDAAQAMGGTSRGRKLGTIGDAGFFSLGRGKNLTSGSGGIIVTNSDRIADAIDRHYAKLRAPGIGEALGTLFQLKMMTLFIHPALYWFPAGLPFLKLGETFFYRDFPIRKLSGLKAALLRRWPRRLEQSNRIRSETAAWMNSHLAVKPRREDGVAYLRLPVLCESRSVRDRWLALSRSRGLGLSPMYPKAIDELDELKGRFEGRSFPMAGELADRLLTVPTHPLVSRRDRENIREFFEEMHSDGAPSSGELRAAAGRSAV